The following are encoded together in the Chaetodon auriga isolate fChaAug3 chromosome 6, fChaAug3.hap1, whole genome shotgun sequence genome:
- the lysmd4 gene encoding lysM and putative peptidoglycan-binding domain-containing protein 4: MWRGEHSPRAFQAPVDVHASADGQVYMFKRRPNESTVSSDDEELNVMEMRPRVYQDQDRLRNVQLLEREVLDGDNLNKLALQYGCKVADIKRVNNLMQEQDLFALKSIKIPVQKHSFLTETYADLSDPQEEMPHSSPTPVMPQDRARAQPHLQEVTDFLMEVDHDIEKLIQTTNDQDEDFLVNSEKQQRFGSRGHRLTSHGADWGIQWWNAVVAMLLIGIVLPLFYVIYVKTKDNGAVSPTDSSGAIQSSITSSNTSGPGLGKRGLEYFQEPG, from the exons ATGTGGCGAGGGGAGCACAGTCCACGGGCTTTCCAGGCCCCAGTGGATGTCCATGCCAGTGCAGATGGCCAGGTTTACATGTTCAAGAGGAGGCCGAATGAGTCTACTGTATCTTCGGATGATGAGGAGCTCAATGTCATGGAGATGAGGCCGCGGGTTTACCAGGACCAGGACAGGCTGAGGAACGTCCAGCTGTTGGAGCGGGAGGTGTTAGATGGTGACAATCTCAACAAGCTGGCATTGCAGTATGGCTGCAAG GTCGCAGATATAAAGCGGGTGAACAACCTTATGCAGGAACAAGATTTATTTGCACTGAAATCAATCAAAATACCAGTTCAGAAGCACAGCTTTTTAACAGAGACTTACGCAGACCTAAGTGACCCTCAAGAAGAAATGCCACATTCATCTCCCACACCAGTGATGCCTCAGGACAGAGCCAGAGCCCAACCACATCTACAGGAGGTCACAGACTTTCTAATGGAGGTAGACCACGATATCGAGAAACTGATTCAGACCACGAATGATCAAGATGAGGATTTTTTGGTTAACTCAGAGAAACAGCAAAGGTTCGGTTCCAGAGGACACCGCCTGACCAGTCACGGTGCAGACTGGGGCATCCAGTGGTGGAACGCTGTAGTTGCCATGCTCCTGATAGGCATCGTTCTGCCattattttatgtaatttatgttaaaacaAAAGATAATGGAGCAGTTTCACCAACTGATAGTAGTGGTGCTATACAGTCATCCATCACCTCTTCAAACACCTCAGGGCCAGGCCTTGGTAAAAGAGGACTGGAGTATTTTCAAGAACCAGGATAG